A window from Bacteroidota bacterium encodes these proteins:
- a CDS encoding MarR family transcriptional regulator, with product MGIEKDIHQESFRNDFHRAYVNLFYTYGWLMERVKKVLSKSDITPQQYNILRILRGSHPTPLSTLQIRDRMLDKMSDTSRIVDRLVAKNLVSKKTNDNDKRLVDVTITESGLELLVAMDEKNDELDSILENLNIEEAIQLNNMLDKIREKK from the coding sequence ATGGGAATAGAAAAAGACATCCACCAGGAAAGCTTCCGGAATGATTTTCATCGTGCCTATGTAAACCTTTTTTATACATATGGCTGGCTAATGGAAAGAGTGAAAAAGGTTCTAAGCAAATCGGATATTACTCCGCAGCAGTACAATATTCTCCGCATATTGAGGGGTAGTCACCCCACTCCGTTATCAACCTTACAGATCCGCGACAGGATGCTGGATAAAATGAGTGATACAAGCCGCATCGTGGATCGGCTGGTGGCTAAAAATCTTGTTTCCAAGAAAACAAACGACAACGATAAAAGACTTGTCGATGTAACGATTACAGAATCCGGCCTTGAGTTGCTGGTAGCAATGGATGAAAAAAATGATGAGCTGGATTCAATACTTGAAAACCTGAACATCGAAGAAGCTATTCAGCTTAATAATATGCTGGATAAAATAAGAGAGAAGAAATAA
- a CDS encoding acyl-CoA dehydrogenase, which translates to MSTEVKKSAVLKGGEWLIKESVPFETFTPEDFVEEQLMIKDMCNQFLDKEVYPNIERIDNLEPGLMKSLVAKAGEQGLLSVSFPEEFGGLGKDFVTSTIVNEFLGAGHSFSVAIAAHTGIGTLPILYFGTPEQKQKYIPKLITGEWTGAYGLTEPNSGSDALGAKTTAKLSEDGKHYILNGQKCWITNGGFANVYTVFAKIDGKDFTGFIVERGTEGFTQGPEEHKMGIKGSSTVQLYFQDCKVPVENLLGEAGKGHKIAFNILNIGRLKLAAAALGGSKRSITNSIEYAKTREQFQQPIANFGAIKFKLAEMAIRVFVCESALYRTAQWISDKEHELFAAGKPFNEAMLGGAEEYAIECAMLKVDGSEALDYVVDEGVQIHGGNGFSAEYNASRAYRDSRINRIYEGTNEINRLLTLDMTLKRAMQGRLNLMGPAMEVSKELMSIPDFGSDEDTPFAKEKKLIANLKKAILMTSGAAVQKLMMKIDSEQEILMNIADMAIHTYNAESVLLRVMKMVDKKGEAACGIQLDIMRTYLYDAADAVNKAGKDAINSFADGDEQRMILLGLKRFTKAEPFNCKDARRRIADKLIAESRYYL; encoded by the coding sequence ATGAGCACCGAAGTAAAAAAATCAGCAGTACTGAAAGGCGGCGAATGGCTGATCAAAGAATCAGTTCCATTCGAAACTTTTACACCGGAAGATTTTGTGGAAGAGCAACTGATGATAAAGGATATGTGTAACCAGTTTCTCGATAAGGAAGTGTATCCCAATATCGAACGTATCGATAACCTTGAGCCGGGATTAATGAAAAGCCTGGTAGCAAAAGCCGGCGAACAGGGTCTTCTTTCCGTTTCTTTTCCAGAGGAATTTGGTGGGTTGGGTAAAGATTTTGTAACATCAACTATCGTAAATGAATTTCTTGGTGCTGGTCATTCGTTTTCAGTTGCTATTGCTGCACACACAGGTATCGGTACATTGCCCATCTTATATTTCGGTACGCCGGAACAAAAACAAAAATATATCCCTAAACTGATTACTGGCGAATGGACAGGAGCTTATGGTCTTACTGAACCTAACAGCGGTAGTGATGCACTGGGAGCAAAGACAACTGCTAAGCTGAGTGAAGATGGCAAGCATTATATCCTTAACGGACAGAAGTGCTGGATCACCAATGGTGGTTTTGCTAATGTATATACTGTGTTTGCAAAAATTGATGGTAAAGATTTTACAGGCTTTATTGTTGAAAGAGGAACAGAAGGATTTACACAAGGACCTGAAGAACATAAAATGGGTATCAAAGGTTCTTCAACTGTGCAGTTGTACTTCCAGGATTGTAAAGTGCCGGTTGAAAATTTATTAGGTGAAGCTGGAAAGGGTCACAAGATTGCATTTAATATTTTAAATATCGGAAGATTGAAATTGGCTGCAGCTGCATTAGGAGGTTCAAAACGCAGTATCACTAATTCAATTGAATATGCGAAAACAAGAGAGCAGTTTCAACAGCCGATTGCAAATTTCGGTGCAATAAAATTCAAGCTGGCTGAAATGGCCATTCGTGTATTTGTTTGTGAAAGTGCTTTATACAGAACAGCGCAGTGGATCTCTGATAAAGAGCATGAGTTATTTGCAGCAGGTAAACCTTTTAATGAAGCAATGTTAGGTGGCGCTGAAGAATATGCCATTGAATGTGCCATGTTGAAAGTAGATGGAAGTGAAGCCCTGGATTATGTAGTAGATGAAGGTGTGCAGATACATGGAGGTAATGGTTTCAGCGCTGAGTATAATGCATCAAGAGCTTATCGTGATTCAAGGATCAACCGGATCTATGAAGGCACGAATGAAATTAATCGTTTGCTTACGCTGGACATGACTTTGAAAAGAGCGATGCAAGGAAGATTGAACCTGATGGGTCCCGCAATGGAAGTTTCGAAAGAGCTGATGAGCATTCCTGATTTTGGCAGCGATGAGGATACACCGTTTGCAAAAGAAAAGAAACTGATCGCAAATCTTAAGAAAGCAATATTGATGACATCCGGCGCTGCTGTGCAGAAGCTGATGATGAAAATAGACAGCGAACAGGAAATACTAATGAATATTGCTGATATGGCGATCCATACTTACAATGCAGAGAGTGTATTGTTGCGTGTAATGAAAATGGTTGATAAGAAAGGTGAAGCAGCATGCGGCATCCAGCTTGATATTATGCGCACATACCTGTATGATGCTGCCGATGCTGTAAACAAAGCCGGTAAGGATGCGATCAATTCATTTGCTGATGGTGATGAGCAAAGAATGATACTCCTGGGATTGAAACGATTTACAAAAGCAGAACCATTTAATTGTAAAGATGCAAGAAGAAGGATCGCTGATAAATTAATTGCGGAATCCCGGTATTATCTCTGA
- a CDS encoding MarR family transcriptional regulator, whose product MPNNQFKKGELYSFVTGKASTAIARRLQKKFNNASLNITIEQWSVLYHLWKQDGISQQELCNATFRDKPSITRLVDNLEKLELVKRVASESDRRINKIYVTKHSLKLQEQTMELAEETLNEALESVPADKIDVCKEVLQVVYDNLK is encoded by the coding sequence ATGCCAAACAACCAATTTAAAAAAGGCGAACTCTACAGTTTTGTTACGGGCAAGGCATCCACCGCTATTGCACGAAGATTGCAGAAGAAATTCAATAATGCCAGCCTGAACATTACAATTGAGCAATGGAGTGTGTTGTATCATTTATGGAAACAGGATGGCATCAGCCAGCAGGAATTATGCAATGCAACATTCAGAGATAAACCGAGTATTACAAGACTGGTTGATAATTTAGAAAAACTGGAACTGGTAAAAAGAGTAGCATCTGAATCGGACAGGCGCATCAATAAAATATATGTAACAAAACATTCTTTAAAACTGCAGGAACAAACGATGGAGCTGGCAGAAGAAACTTTGAATGAAGCTTTGGAATCTGTGCCTGCTGATAAAATTGATGTCTGTAAGGAAGTGTTGCAGGTGGTGTATGATAATTTGAAGTAA
- a CDS encoding LamB/YcsF family protein, producing MKTIDINCDLGEGIGNEEAIMPFISSANIACGYHAGDEKTIWNTVELCIKHKVAIGAHPSFLDRENFGRTEMNLDVADIYELITQQLVIMDEITVNLNTVFHYVKPHGALYNLSAKDKTIANTIARAVKDFNHELTLIGLSGSHSIKEAEKIGLKTCNEVFADRSYMDDGSLMPRSQTGAVIEDIDKAVQQALQLVNDGVVTTASRKKIKLKAETICLHGDGKYAIEFAKAIYGAFKKGKIAISPSRHLLLPLF from the coding sequence ATGAAAACCATTGACATCAATTGTGATTTGGGAGAAGGTATCGGCAATGAAGAAGCGATAATGCCTTTTATATCCTCCGCAAATATTGCCTGCGGCTATCATGCAGGCGATGAAAAAACTATTTGGAATACCGTTGAGTTATGTATCAAACATAAAGTTGCCATTGGTGCACATCCTTCATTTTTAGACCGGGAAAATTTTGGCAGGACAGAGATGAATTTAGATGTTGCGGATATTTATGAATTAATAACCCAGCAATTAGTTATCATGGATGAAATTACTGTGAACCTTAATACTGTGTTTCATTATGTAAAACCACATGGCGCCTTATACAATCTTTCAGCAAAAGATAAAACGATTGCTAATACAATTGCCCGTGCCGTTAAAGATTTTAATCATGAACTTACTTTGATCGGATTAAGTGGAAGTCATTCAATAAAAGAAGCAGAAAAAATTGGATTAAAAACCTGTAATGAAGTTTTTGCTGACAGATCTTATATGGATGATGGAAGCCTGATGCCCCGTTCTCAAACCGGTGCTGTAATAGAAGATATAGATAAAGCCGTTCAACAAGCTTTGCAACTGGTTAATGATGGAGTAGTAACTACTGCATCCAGAAAAAAAATAAAGCTAAAAGCAGAAACGATCTGCCTGCATGGCGACGGAAAATATGCAATTGAATTTGCAAAAGCGATTTATGGAGCATTCAAGAAAGGAAAAATTGCCATCTCTCCTTCCCGCCACTTACTACTTCCTTTATTTTAA
- a CDS encoding guanylate kinase, translating into MFSPQNKIIIIAAPSGAGKTSITKHLLKTFPEKLAFSVSCATRQPRSYEQHSTDYYFMSPEEFRKKIDNNEFAEWEMVYEGKYYGTLKSELQRIWNENKVPLLDVDVKGGLNVQDQYRNLTLSLFIEPPSLEELRRRLEKRGTETPESLEARISKASFELSFKPKFNKPIVNDDLAKACKEAEEAVRNFLDTKTGI; encoded by the coding sequence ATGTTTTCGCCGCAAAATAAGATCATCATTATAGCTGCTCCATCTGGAGCCGGCAAAACTTCTATCACCAAACATTTGCTGAAAACATTTCCTGAGAAACTTGCTTTTTCCGTGAGTTGCGCTACCCGGCAACCCCGTAGTTATGAGCAGCACAGCACAGATTATTATTTTATGTCACCGGAAGAGTTTAGAAAGAAGATCGACAATAATGAATTTGCTGAATGGGAAATGGTATACGAAGGAAAATATTATGGCACACTAAAAAGCGAACTACAACGCATCTGGAATGAAAATAAAGTTCCGCTATTGGATGTAGATGTAAAGGGTGGATTGAATGTACAGGATCAATACCGAAATCTGACTTTATCGTTATTTATTGAACCGCCATCGCTGGAAGAATTGAGAAGAAGGTTAGAAAAAAGAGGCACCGAAACTCCTGAAAGCCTTGAAGCAAGGATCAGCAAAGCCTCTTTCGAGCTTTCCTTCAAGCCGAAATTTAATAAACCGATCGTAAATGATGATTTAGCAAAGGCTTGCAAAGAAGCTGAAGAAGCTGTCAGGAATTTTTTAGATACTAAGACGGGGATTTGA
- a CDS encoding HlyC/CorC family transporter: MFNLNPIIFFVITILLMGFFSGIEMAFYSANRLTIEVRKKQGGMSGRILAQFVESPDHFLGTTLIGYNIFLIFFSLILSYVMEDFVWERFHIQSGLVKVICEIALATVVILIFAEFIPRAIFRARSTTLLTRLAIVTDFFYQMFYPIAAGLINLAGWILKYLFNIRINKNKKALKRSDLKNLFLQNADDEEKQERNTQLLENAQELPRIKIRQCLVPRKEIVGAELTSTMQDIKNKFAETKLSKLIVYDKNIDHIVGYVHQLDLFKKPESIQSLLLPIPAVPESMSAADLISKFTRERKSIAWVVDEFGGTAGIITMEDVLEELFGEIEDEYDTEEFIEKQIAENEYIFSGRMELDYIEEKYGLTFTDNDAETLSGYIIGYHETIPRQKERIIIDDYEFDIINVGDTRIEMVKVKKLK; this comes from the coding sequence ATGTTTAACCTGAACCCGATCATATTTTTTGTCATAACCATTTTACTGATGGGTTTTTTCTCAGGGATTGAAATGGCCTTTTACAGCGCCAACAGGCTGACCATTGAAGTACGAAAAAAACAGGGCGGCATGTCCGGCCGTATTCTTGCACAGTTTGTTGAATCACCGGATCATTTTTTAGGCACCACATTGATCGGCTATAATATTTTTCTTATTTTTTTTAGTCTTATCCTCAGTTATGTGATGGAGGATTTTGTGTGGGAACGGTTTCATATTCAATCGGGCCTGGTGAAAGTGATTTGCGAGATCGCATTAGCTACTGTTGTTATTTTAATTTTTGCGGAGTTTATTCCCCGTGCCATTTTCCGTGCAAGAAGTACTACACTGCTTACCCGCTTAGCCATTGTTACTGATTTTTTTTACCAGATGTTTTATCCCATTGCAGCAGGCTTGATCAATTTAGCAGGCTGGATATTAAAATACCTTTTCAATATCCGCATAAATAAAAATAAAAAAGCACTTAAGCGGAGTGACCTGAAAAACCTGTTCCTTCAAAATGCAGATGATGAAGAAAAGCAGGAACGCAATACACAATTGCTGGAAAATGCACAGGAACTGCCAAGAATAAAAATTCGTCAATGCCTGGTGCCGCGAAAGGAAATTGTTGGAGCCGAACTGACCTCAACAATGCAGGACATAAAAAATAAGTTTGCTGAAACCAAGCTGAGCAAGCTGATCGTTTATGATAAAAATATAGATCACATTGTTGGCTATGTTCACCAGTTGGACCTGTTTAAAAAACCGGAATCGATCCAATCATTACTATTACCTATACCTGCGGTACCTGAAAGTATGAGTGCAGCAGATCTTATCAGCAAATTTACCCGGGAAAGAAAAAGTATAGCATGGGTAGTAGATGAGTTTGGTGGTACAGCCGGCATCATTACCATGGAAGATGTGCTGGAAGAACTATTTGGTGAGATAGAAGACGAATACGATACAGAAGAGTTTATAGAAAAACAAATTGCGGAAAATGAATACATCTTCAGCGGAAGGATGGAACTGGATTATATAGAAGAAAAATATGGATTGACATTTACGGATAATGACGCAGAAACTCTTTCAGGATATATCATCGGTTATCATGAAACGATCCCCCGACAGAAAGAACGCATCATCATTGATGATTACGAATTCGACATCATTAATGTAGGCGATACAAGAATCGAAATGGTGAAAGTGAAAAAATTAAAATAA
- the pxpB gene encoding 5-oxoprolinase subunit PxpB, with product MVSFLFSLDMNCKVKSVSSNEIIMQGLPSYTIFPLGDSALTIDFGNVIDFGINEQVISLFHHLTNRPLAAMKEAIPAYSSLTIHYNFFEANKCKEPDQTVFEWMKQQVEQMITEGFEIKVSAGNNMRIPVCYTEEFGPDIKTIAEANGIAAEDVISIHTSTAYKVFMLGFLPGFAYMGEVDEKISYARKPKPEMLKAGSVGIAGRQTGIYPLDSPGGWQIIGRTPLELFNKKNDQLTLLSAGDSVQFYSITKDEFEDIKAGNT from the coding sequence ATGGTATCGTTTCTGTTTAGCCTTGACATGAACTGTAAAGTTAAGTCTGTATCTTCAAATGAAATTATTATGCAGGGCTTGCCATCTTATACCATTTTTCCGCTGGGGGATTCGGCATTGACAATTGATTTTGGAAATGTGATTGACTTCGGCATCAATGAGCAGGTTATTTCCCTGTTTCATCATTTAACCAACCGGCCACTAGCTGCCATGAAGGAAGCTATACCCGCATACAGTTCTCTTACCATTCATTATAATTTCTTTGAAGCTAATAAATGCAAAGAACCTGATCAAACCGTGTTTGAATGGATGAAGCAACAGGTAGAGCAAATGATAACCGAAGGATTTGAAATAAAAGTTTCTGCTGGAAATAATATGCGTATCCCTGTTTGTTACACTGAAGAATTTGGACCTGATATTAAAACAATTGCTGAGGCAAACGGAATTGCTGCTGAGGATGTCATTAGTATTCATACTTCTACAGCCTACAAAGTATTTATGCTCGGTTTTCTTCCCGGCTTTGCATACATGGGAGAAGTAGATGAAAAAATAAGTTATGCAAGAAAACCAAAACCTGAAATGTTGAAAGCAGGCAGTGTAGGCATTGCTGGCCGGCAAACAGGAATTTACCCTTTGGATTCTCCGGGCGGCTGGCAAATTATCGGCCGTACTCCCTTAGAACTTTTTAATAAAAAAAACGATCAGCTGACTTTATTGAGCGCAGGAGATTCTGTTCAATTCTATTCTATTACCAAAGATGAGTTTGAAGATATTAAAGCCGGGAATACTTGA
- a CDS encoding carboxymuconolactone decarboxylase family protein, giving the protein MSVLVKEFNDYRARMNEVILSKNNLVMKRLWNLDTNTYEEGAIDKKTKEMLGLVASMVLRCDDCIKYHLGKSHELGITTEQMYEIFAVANIVGGTIVIPHTRRAAEYWEELVSND; this is encoded by the coding sequence ATGTCAGTACTTGTAAAAGAATTCAATGATTACCGTGCCCGAATGAATGAGGTTATCCTTAGCAAAAACAACCTGGTAATGAAACGCCTCTGGAATCTTGACACTAATACTTATGAAGAAGGCGCTATCGATAAAAAAACGAAGGAAATGCTTGGTCTTGTAGCAAGTATGGTGCTCCGTTGCGACGACTGTATAAAGTATCACCTCGGTAAGAGTCATGAACTGGGAATAACAACCGAGCAGATGTATGAGATCTTTGCCGTAGCCAATATTGTAGGAGGTACAATTGTAATTCCACATACCCGCCGGGCGGCTGAGTATTGGGAAGAGCTGGTGAGCAATGATTAA
- a CDS encoding radical SAM protein, whose protein sequence is MSRLNRNDTINLFSKLTPNRAWNGIRVLSSYYISKWFKKPVQWGYPISISFEPTTSCNLRCPECPSGLRAFTRPTGMLQQNFFKDTIDQLAKELWYLVFYFQGEPYLNPDFLDMVKYASSKKIYTATSTNAHYLNDANAKRTIESGLDRLIISIDGTTQDVYEQYRVGGNLNKVIEGAKNIVKWKKEMKSKTPFIVFQFLVVKPNEHQIDEVKKLADEIGVDDVWFKTAQIYDFENDPNQLIPSIDKFSRYRKTNKGYEFKGKLANHCWRLWHDPVITWDGLVAPCCFDKDAQHKLGDLKTKSFKEIWNNGEYKKFRTALLSGRKNIDICSNCSEGTKVWES, encoded by the coding sequence ATGTCAAGGCTAAACAGAAACGATACCATCAATCTTTTTTCGAAACTTACTCCAAACCGTGCCTGGAATGGGATAAGGGTACTAAGCAGTTATTATATCAGCAAATGGTTTAAAAAACCTGTGCAGTGGGGTTATCCGATTTCTATTTCATTTGAACCAACCACCAGTTGTAATCTGCGCTGCCCGGAATGCCCCAGCGGGTTAAGAGCATTTACACGGCCAACGGGTATGTTGCAACAAAATTTTTTCAAAGACACGATCGACCAGTTGGCTAAAGAACTCTGGTATCTTGTTTTTTATTTCCAGGGAGAGCCTTATCTCAATCCCGATTTCCTGGATATGGTAAAATATGCTTCATCAAAGAAAATTTATACGGCTACCTCCACGAATGCCCATTATCTGAATGATGCAAATGCAAAACGGACTATTGAAAGTGGGCTTGACCGTTTGATCATTTCAATAGATGGAACTACGCAGGATGTGTATGAACAATATCGTGTAGGCGGAAACCTTAATAAAGTGATTGAAGGAGCAAAGAATATTGTGAAATGGAAAAAAGAAATGAAAAGCAAAACGCCGTTCATTGTTTTCCAGTTTTTGGTTGTTAAGCCGAATGAACACCAGATAGATGAAGTAAAAAAACTTGCAGATGAAATTGGTGTTGATGATGTCTGGTTTAAAACAGCGCAGATATATGATTTTGAAAACGATCCTAACCAGTTAATTCCCTCAATTGATAAATTCAGCCGTTATCGCAAAACAAATAAAGGCTATGAATTCAAAGGAAAACTCGCCAATCACTGCTGGCGCCTCTGGCATGATCCCGTAATAACCTGGGATGGTCTTGTTGCTCCCTGTTGCTTTGATAAAGATGCTCAGCACAAATTGGGCGATTTAAAAACAAAATCATTTAAAGAGATATGGAACAACGGTGAGTATAAAAAATTCCGCACCGCATTGTTAAGCGGAAGAAAAAACATTGACATCTGCAGCAATTGCAGTGAGGGAACAAAAGTCTGGGAATCTTAA
- a CDS encoding DegT/DnrJ/EryC1/StrS family aminotransferase: MPGFELWGAEERKEVNDVLETGILMRYGFDGPRKGIWKSKELEEAICKTFGSKYAQLTSSGTSALTTAMAALGIGAGDEVIMPSFTFVASFEAVLSVGAIPVMVDVDDTLTLNPDAVRKAITPNTKCVMPVHMCGSMADMDALVSICKEHNLILLEDACQSIGASYKGKMLGTIGAAGTFSFDFVKTITCAEGGVVMTNNEEVYVKCDGYTDHGHDHKGVDRGADLHPFIGYNFRISELHAAVGLAQIRKLDKFLSIQKKNQTALKNILSQLPEVSFRRIPDPAGDSCTFLSWFLPTEEITKAVVSELKAQGILAGNFYWFDNNWHYIRKWDHLKQNITLNALSEAQHAAVLQHANKDFSASDAIMSRCISSAISLLWTEEQIKEKGEKIVEAIKKVLSEMSVTH; the protein is encoded by the coding sequence ATGCCTGGTTTTGAACTTTGGGGCGCCGAAGAACGCAAAGAAGTAAATGATGTATTGGAAACAGGAATCCTGATGCGCTATGGATTTGACGGCCCACGCAAAGGGATCTGGAAAAGTAAAGAACTGGAGGAAGCTATTTGCAAAACATTTGGCAGTAAGTACGCACAACTTACTTCAAGCGGCACATCAGCATTAACGACAGCAATGGCAGCGTTGGGTATCGGTGCAGGCGATGAGGTTATCATGCCTTCATTTACTTTCGTCGCAAGTTTTGAGGCCGTATTAAGCGTCGGAGCCATTCCTGTAATGGTGGATGTGGATGATACACTGACATTGAATCCAGATGCTGTAAGAAAAGCGATCACTCCAAATACAAAATGCGTGATGCCGGTACATATGTGTGGCAGTATGGCTGATATGGATGCGTTAGTTTCAATTTGTAAAGAACATAACCTGATCTTATTGGAAGATGCCTGCCAAAGTATTGGTGCAAGTTATAAAGGAAAAATGCTTGGCACTATTGGCGCTGCAGGCACATTCAGTTTTGATTTTGTAAAAACAATTACCTGTGCCGAAGGTGGTGTGGTAATGACGAATAATGAAGAAGTATATGTAAAATGCGATGGATATACCGATCATGGCCATGATCATAAGGGTGTCGACCGTGGTGCCGACCTGCATCCTTTTATTGGATATAATTTCCGCATATCAGAATTACATGCAGCCGTTGGTTTAGCACAAATAAGAAAGCTGGATAAGTTTCTTTCTATTCAAAAGAAGAATCAAACGGCGCTAAAAAATATTTTATCACAGCTTCCGGAAGTTTCATTCAGAAGAATACCCGATCCGGCGGGAGATAGTTGCACTTTCTTAAGTTGGTTTTTACCCACTGAGGAAATAACAAAGGCAGTTGTTTCCGAATTAAAAGCACAAGGAATATTAGCAGGTAATTTTTACTGGTTCGATAATAACTGGCATTATATCCGCAAATGGGATCACTTAAAACAAAACATAACGCTAAATGCATTAAGTGAAGCACAACATGCCGCAGTTCTTCAACATGCTAATAAAGATTTCAGTGCAAGTGATGCAATAATGAGCCGTTGTATTTCCTCCGCCATCAGTTTATTGTGGACGGAAGAGCAGATCAAAGAAAAAGGAGAGAAGATCGTTGAGGCAATAAAAAAGGTATTGAGTGAAATGTCGGTGACTCACTAA
- a CDS encoding biotin-dependent carboxyltransferase family protein translates to MSLKILKPGILDTIQDEGRYGYQHLGINPSGAMDKFAMKTANLLIGNKLNEPVLEIFFPSPDILFEQNALITITGANFSPMINGDGIKTGRPVMVKKNTVIQFPQNKKGQCCYLAIHGGFKITPWLNSCSTNLKAVAGGFEGRKLQRGDCIEFNKDFCHERLKDADIIKLHWRAAPFTDESGDEEIFVLPGNEWSYLAEQSRNIFCNNNFQVALSSDRMGYRLSGNKLISENNIELVSAAVNSGTIQLLPNGELIVLMADSQTTGGYPRIAHVISAHLPKLAQKQPGSAIKFTIVNQAIAESLMMKQKLHLQQLKNACNFRLQDILK, encoded by the coding sequence ATGAGTTTGAAGATATTAAAGCCGGGAATACTTGATACCATACAGGATGAAGGCAGGTATGGTTATCAGCATCTCGGGATCAATCCCAGTGGTGCAATGGATAAGTTTGCCATGAAAACAGCCAACTTACTGATAGGAAATAAACTGAATGAGCCAGTTCTTGAAATTTTTTTTCCATCCCCTGATATTTTGTTTGAACAAAATGCATTGATCACTATTACCGGTGCAAATTTTTCACCTATGATAAATGGCGATGGAATAAAAACTGGTCGCCCCGTAATGGTGAAAAAAAATACTGTGATCCAATTTCCGCAAAATAAAAAAGGGCAATGTTGTTATCTCGCTATACATGGTGGTTTTAAAATAACACCATGGCTTAATAGTTGCAGCACTAATTTGAAAGCAGTTGCCGGCGGTTTTGAAGGAAGAAAATTACAGCGGGGTGATTGTATTGAATTCAATAAAGATTTTTGTCACGAAAGATTGAAAGATGCAGATATTATTAAACTGCATTGGCGGGCTGCACCGTTTACAGATGAATCGGGTGATGAAGAAATATTTGTATTGCCCGGAAACGAGTGGAGTTATTTAGCTGAGCAATCAAGGAATATTTTTTGCAATAATAATTTCCAAGTTGCTTTATCATCAGACAGGATGGGATACAGACTGAGTGGCAATAAACTTATTTCGGAAAATAATATAGAACTGGTATCTGCTGCAGTGAATTCAGGCACCATTCAGTTGTTGCCAAATGGCGAGTTGATTGTGCTGATGGCAGACAGCCAGACAACCGGTGGCTATCCCCGCATTGCCCATGTTATTTCTGCGCACTTGCCAAAGCTTGCGCAAAAACAACCTGGTTCGGCTATAAAATTTACTATCGTAAATCAGGCAATTGCTGAGAGTTTGATGATGAAACAAAAGCTACACTTGCAGCAGTTGAAAAATGCTTGTAATTTCAGACTACAGGATATCTTAAAATGA
- a CDS encoding alpha/beta hydrolase, which yields MEHRFLTYKNSQVSWYRFGSGLQPVICFHGYGESGRHFSFLEQPADQQFSFFAIDLPFHGETEWNEGLNFECEDLKKITDAILAIDNDKKEILNYKPILLGFSLGGRISLSLYQAMPGKIEKVVLLAPDGLKINFWYWLGTQTWAGRKLFYFTMQNPGWFFGFLKILKSIGIVNNSVFKFVKYYIDNKTVRHELYNRWITFRNLSPELSKIRLMVLKHKTPFRLVYGKHDRIILPEHGEKFRKGIELHCNVSVIESGHQVLHEKHVNDIVSQLKS from the coding sequence TTGGAACATCGGTTTCTTACTTATAAAAATTCCCAGGTTAGCTGGTACCGCTTTGGAAGCGGTTTACAGCCAGTTATTTGCTTTCATGGATATGGTGAATCCGGAAGACATTTCAGTTTTTTGGAACAGCCAGCAGATCAGCAATTCAGTTTTTTTGCAATTGACCTGCCCTTTCATGGCGAGACGGAGTGGAATGAGGGATTGAATTTTGAATGCGAAGATTTGAAGAAAATTACTGATGCCATTCTCGCCATCGATAACGATAAAAAAGAAATCCTGAACTATAAACCCATCCTTCTTGGTTTCAGTCTTGGTGGCAGAATTTCATTAAGTCTTTACCAAGCCATGCCTGGTAAGATTGAAAAAGTTGTGCTGCTTGCACCTGATGGATTGAAAATAAATTTTTGGTATTGGCTGGGCACACAAACATGGGCCGGAAGAAAGCTGTTTTATTTTACGATGCAAAACCCCGGTTGGTTTTTTGGCTTTCTCAAAATACTTAAATCAATAGGCATTGTAAATAACAGTGTCTTCAAGTTTGTGAAATATTATATCGATAATAAAACTGTAAGACATGAACTATATAACCGCTGGATCACATTTAGAAACTTAAGTCCAGAGCTTTCAAAAATAAGATTGATGGTATTAAAACATAAAACACCATTTCGTTTAGTGTATGGCAAACATGACCGCATTATTCTTCCTGAACATGGAGAAAAATTCCGCAAAGGAATTGAACTGCATTGCAATGTATCAGTAATTGAAAGCGGCCACCAGGTATTACATGAAAAGCATGTAAACGATATTGTTAGCCAGTTAAAAAGTTAG